Proteins from a single region of Plasmodium brasilianum strain Bolivian I chromosome 13, whole genome shotgun sequence:
- a CDS encoding ataxin-2 like protein yields MKKSESGNSQDMHLKNVNQERLAHVMACLIGNEVNVHMKDGNEIRGLFHAYNSTLKEDKKQVDISLNFARVLPKDEKVSGPINKAMIIPENLYTIIVGKNIKLDLKDPDEVKNLNEKFKLDGDISEKKKKFNSSIVNRELKRWVCDSNDFDDSKLKLDEENINEPWDQFEHNRKLYGVTTTYKEEIYTTNLDINKIPQYVKVHADKIAKELEYRGIHLDPEDAERDNKDLDEEDLFGAVRQNKEKFTKNQKFKKEENKYKQNQAKSNQFTIKDLKEKIQLVKKENEKKYPTNKQKKINFSISSSNDENNSSNRKNKVSSKKPVNKNSDFIGINALNLEPALPKLDDKTRIEWIMFKNKTKNKSSNKKDKSTEKQEFITASREFNEKLTNKMNLNAKMSNTKLNKGYAVLNQFYIDNQKNESSITEKVKYNNTHETDENKMQGNGSVLNINNMNYNKSNVNTNAVLNNSNMHPYDAYVLNYNNFNAMKNNMIGHMDYYQNVTQLPDAQNQKYPYAHPNFYKNGGVRPPYQNMNLDMMLNKFHNSMNNIPSKGHAHQKSNSELCPFPVKAAASKHLFDKLISNALRLSEEEDYVNSPLEFNSTQKLSYRNILGEIASLDSINSCQEANNFSNNIPMQQNISNVLVNFPFIPIMNPAVNNRFLENPHYLSPYFRNYYPNNSTPVNTNNAYFFNMPLTNVDVNYSSNKNMNLYPPRNLHAQNSHINFPIPSHISSNINYAVNNNNSLNIISNSNAPNPNLNIPPYVPEFVHMNMQKYPNHQSVPVPFFPQYQYQNYYTSPTHGMNNA; encoded by the exons atgaaaaagagcGAAAGCGGTAATTCACAAGATATGCAtcttaaaaatgtaaatcaAGAGAGGCTAGCACATGTTATGGCATGTCTGATTGGAAATGAAGTGAATGTACATATGAAAGATGGAAATGAAATAAGGGGGTTATTTCATGCGTATAATTCTACACtaaaagaagataaaaaacAAGTAGATATATCACTAAACTTTGCGAGAGTTTTACCAAAAGATGAAAAAGTGAGTGGTCCAATTAATAAGGCAATGATAATTCcagaaaatttatatacaataattgtaggtaaaaatataaagctGGATTTAAAAGATCCAGATGAAGTTAAAAatctaaatgaaaaatttaaattagaTGGAGATATatcggaaaaaaaaaaaaagttcaatTCTAGTATAGTTAATAGAGAATTAAAAAGATGGGTTTGTGACAGTAATGATTTTGATGATAGTAAATTAAAGTTAGATGAAGAGAATATAAATGAACCATGGGATCAATTTGAAcataatagaaaattatatgGAGTTACAACTACatataaagaagaaatatatacaaccaatttagatattaataaaataccaCAATATGTAAAAGTTCATGCAGACAAAATTGCAAAGGAATTAGAGTATAGGGGAATACATCTTGACCCTGAAGATGCTGAAAGAGATAATAAAGACTTAGATGAAGAAGATTTATTTGGAGCAGTCAGAcagaataaagaaaaatttacaaaaaatcaaaaatttaaaaaggaagaaaacaaatataaacaaaatcaAGCAAAATCAAATCAATTCACCATTAAAGacttaaaggaaaaaattcaattagtcaaaaaggaaaatgaaaaaaaatatccaa caaataagcaaaaaaaaataaatttttctatatcttcatcaaatgatgaaaataattctagcaatagaaaaaataaagtttcATCAAAAAAACCAGTTAACAAAAATTCTGATTTTATT GGAATTAATGCCTTAAATTTGGAACCTGCCTTGCCAAAACTGGACGACAAAACTAGAATTGAATGGATTAtgttcaaaaataaaacgaaaaataaatcGTCAAACAAAAAAGACAAATCGACGGAAAAGCAAGAATTTATAACGGCATCCAGAGAGTTTAATGAAAAGCTAACCaa taaaatgaatttaaatGCAAAGATGTCTAATACAAAACTAAATAAAGGTTACGCAGTATTGAATCAGTTTTATATTGACAATCAGAAGAATGAGTCTAGCATAACAG aaaaggtaaaatataacaacaCGCATGAGACAG atgaaaataaaatgcagGGAAATGGAAGTgtgttaaatattaataacatgAATTATAACAAGTCAAATGTTAATACAAATGCAGTGTTAAACAATTCCAATATGCATCCATATGATGCTTAcgttttaaattataacaacTTTAATGccatgaaaaataatatgattgGCCACATGG ATTATTATCAAAATGTGACCCAATTACCAGACGCACAAAATCAAAAGTATCCTTATGCCCATccaaatttttacaaaaatgggGGAGTGAGACCACCATAT caaaatatgaatttagATATGATGctaaataaatttcataattCCATGAACAACATCCCTAGTAAAGGCCATGCTCATCAGAAGTCAAATAGTGAACTATGCCCTTTTCCAGTT AAAGCTGCTGCATCGAAGCACTTGTTCGATAAATTAATAAGTAACGCATTGAGACTCTCAGAAGAAGAAGACTATGTAAATAGTCCCCTTGAATTTAACAGTACTCAAAAATTAagttatagaaatatattaggAGAAATAGCATCATTAGATTCTATAAACTCTTGTCAAGAAGCCAATAACTTTTCGAATAATATACCCATGCAACAGAATATATCAAATGTTTTAGTtaattttccatttataCCTATTATGAACCCCGCAGTGAATAATCGTTTTTTAGAGAATCCCCATTATTTAAGTCCATATTTTCGTAATTATTATCCGAATAATTCTACTCCagtaaatacaaataacgcctatttttttaatatgccCTTAACAAATGTTGATGTAAATTATtcatcaaataaaaatatgaatttatacCCTCCAAGAAATCTACATGCGCAAAACTCGCATATAAATTTTCCAATACCCTCTCATATATcatcaaatataaattatgcagtaaataacaataattctttaaatataataagtaaTTCAAATGCCCCTAATCCAAATTTAAACATTCCCCCCTATGTACCTGAATTTGTTCATATgaatatgcaaaaatatcCCAATCATCAGTCAGTAcctgttcctttttttccccaATATCAGtatcaaaattattatacatcACCCACACATGGAATGAATAACGCGTAA
- a CDS encoding hypothetical protein (conserved Plasmodium protein), with amino-acid sequence MDNIIDTYEIIGKIDDQKSISSNSLLNNEEFNDISCIDIGDKDCCGLNKAAKNISTLDEAKEKEIYCNTSGYTNGNENENGNKNSSSNLQDERKTDKEQIVGSCKKGESKNVNKSNMVMCKNGETPNNEQEMNNNDTMHGKDAVNGKDAVNGKDAVNGEDAVNGEDVMYGDDNNNEINASNLNGENCSTILNNMNASNKNTSKGEEGIKKISSTEELNKSMRNADMINGSSISSSGNNNNSNNKGNCKISNSKNNCKKHYKVLIHAPACWKGEKFNSTPYIFVYDKTTNFFIYSESPLEIEKYIIDTSADDFESRVLTIMFYDTLFACSTSSLLMKNNKGELQYLPKPLSVFYLPLCKIDLENDSVKYRLSLRTNVILCDININEAISLFNNSSRINGQNVNKFSLHFILKNNNYTDNDAYNYLHYPTKFYGVPRSNLSSCVQKYKGSNERLYNNATKNNTNNYADIATKVNVNVNNNSNNNYSSCNNNYSSCNNNYSSCNNNYNSCNNNYNSCNNNYGSCNNVTRRYLMNYSRSQVHTFKNNTVDQDQLISLDKLKNKWEQYAHAHLRRDNTKIGLYNAGEKKNTKLNTYNKSSGGEPFVSKMKSEKSLNVESDSNNYKVNINRNGNNNGIIQNTLNLDKKDNEENAKDSLLNSQLYNKQMNQKSDDNTSSYSRTKSYYDLLRNNARSYNDYDIKDDILPEDSASMIHVFDKETARSEKGKKILEGGSTLTSNIRTVNNMFTTCVKKIMKKRSEINSVEYDHSVNKDPADSGHSKKDYAQNGHTPNNHANNKHPDSPNEEGTQDKIHFKEYENMDNFNEELSVNYSQIQNLKYFNTANSVCSSYLKNDENLILAIKEIKQWMEKIEDKVSTISYEKSEVNLRCINNSNDVKYNKILKYLIKSVRNHIKLKNRSIYKICYLNIRNLYLMKKNDKVKFENKLLIRNYGDLKSKYKNVLVNLCKNIFLIKYYAIRDKFHYSKKYENMMRYVQLEKNDLLSIIEEKKFDQENSLNINLMLSVELKKLQEEKESILSKSYYYKNETESISTKYESLYKDFDTIKEELENIKKENECLKDQHENMKKDKESLIKELGDTKAKYFNLTGILEGEEKMYGKKVEELENKLQHVTQEKNILINEIKDEIDTFTKMINEKDEENIKIKEKLKELKNIEEKYKHTQINFGALKKEFEKSFDQVQMILKEMIQKEKEYTKKYNDSIKFLEEEHKDIVEKLLHEKDNTIYECNYYKDLCKNQFNKMITFDESLTTTEKLLDHVLSQYPQLFNDLKINSRNNLLNKSFGKMHYENIQAVRDNIKLIKKSLSHFKMSCKSSSYNFHTSSDYNKKYNYNSNNNNSSNKNSSNNNSSNNYYKKTSYSSSVRNKGISSLLRHYENDTKNQEEKKNSYFDYEHLDEQILSRKRSISNNANRNVSMVSINSHKNIDLKKKMDSYNSMLYKNVAPSTSTTGSMISKNKPPSVFDKNKNSHYGTKEGSQMNSSSKYSKHSNKLNNSNNQGCVKMEKVVQSILNQIDKGKEYSDNNSESESDNEIINRLSKDDMANYKREYHKQSCKGNDEYNDKHDGKHDDKYNDEYNDKHDGKHDDKYNDEYNDKHDGKHDDKYNDEYNDKHDDKYNDEYNDKHDDKHDDKYNDEYNDKRDDKHDDKYNDTYNGKYNDKFNDKCNDKINNEYNDKSNNECNDKSSDNSDKINYKHYDKKGKNSFNLSATLHGSLIKDVNELKNMDVENMYEHLGYSDNVCVSEDIDTGDGAGGNGGEVADEVIDAKVDEVVDTQVDVNAVDHCDEMKKHTPDDEKELKNSHLDKVESSKSSNGTDKIYEFDQNNFKEIISFIEKNVIKNSESIHKDKKNNELKNGYSKNASNNSSHFDAMGDKNNYINYYDDRYNNSNNTANINSTNNINSNNNDAAKINNNGKTIPDKKFLCKISKFSKNASSSITPYKSLNFNNKQTEKHKNTDKTIKTALDSSYIKNISNNTMTLNYKSNITPNVKNANQKNASYTISTARPLINSSRKNSPLIYQEENQKNSTNNNEGNMKKYNSTHYKCKKLEESANIKKDDPQNVNYYKSSTIKKSLTYDDKFRNKNTASSKTLIVRK; translated from the coding sequence ATGGATAACATTATTGATACTTACGAAATAATTGGAAAAATTGATGACCAAAAATCAATTTCTTCAAATAGCTTgttaaataatgaagaatttAACGATATTTCTTGCATCGATATAGGAGATAAAGATTGTTGTGGCCTAAACAAGGCAGCCAAAAATATTAGCACGTTAGATGAGGCAAAAGAGAAGGAGATATATTGTAATACAAGCGGATACACGAATGGGAATGAAAATGagaatggaaataaaaatagttcaTCGAATTTACAAGATGAAAGGAAAACGGACAAAGAACAGATTGTAGGAAGTTgcaaaaaaggagaaagtaaaaatgtaaacaagTCAAACATGGTAATGTGTAAAAATGGAGAAACTCCTAATAACGAGCaagaaatgaataataatgataCTATGCATGGGAAGGATGCTGTGAATGGGAAGGATGCTGTGAATGGGAAGGATGCTGTGAATGGGGAGGATGCTGTGAATGGGGAGGATGTTATGTATGGGGacgataataataatgaaataaatgcAAGTAACTTGAATGGAGAAAATTGTAGTACCATACTGAATAACATGAACGCAAGTAATAAAAACACCTCAAAGGGTGAAgaaggaattaaaaaaatttcctcaACAGaggaattaaataaaagcaTGAGAAATGCAGATATGATAAATGGTAGCAGTATTAGTAGCAGcggcaataataataatagtaataataaaggtAATTGTAAAATAAGTAACAGTAAGAATAATTGTAAGAAACATTACAAGGTATTAATTCACGCTCCTGCTTGTTGGAAGGgagaaaaatttaattccacaccatatatttttgtttatgataaaacaactaatttttttatatatagtgaATCGCCTctagaaatagaaaaatatattattgataCAAGTGCTGATGATTTTGAAAGTAGGGTATTAACAATAATGTTTTATGACACTCTTTTTGCATGTTCTACATCTTCCCttcttatgaaaaataataaaggagAATTACAATACTTACCAAAACCACTTAGcgtattttatttaccaTTATGTAAGATAGACCTAGAGAATGATTCTGTAAAATATAGGTTATCCCTAAGAACaaatgttattttatgtgatataaacataaatgaagctattagtttatttaataatagcTCAAGAATAAATGGTCagaatgtaaataaattcagtttacattttattttgaaaaataataattatacagATAATGATGCATATAATTACCTGCATTATCCGACCAAATTTTATGGTGTGCCTCGTTCTAATTTATCATCCTgtgtacaaaaatataagggAAGTAACGAAAGGTTATACAACAATGCAACCAAAAATAACACAAACAATTATGCTGACATTGCAACTAAGGTTAAtgttaatgttaataataatagtaataataattatagtagttgtaataataattatagtagttgtaataataattatagtagttgtaataataattataatagttgtaataataattataatagttgtaataataattatggtAGTTGCAATAACGTCACTCGTAGATACTTAATGAATTACTCGAGGAGTCAAGTAcacacatttaaaaataacactGTGGATCAAGACCAACTTATCTCACTAGATAAGTTGAAGAATAAATGGGAACAATATGCGCATGCGCATCTAAGAAGGGACAACACAAAAATTGGCTTATATAACGCaggggaaaagaaaaacacaAAATTAAACACATATAACAAGTCGAGTGGTGGTGAACCCTTTGTCAGTAAGATGAAATCAGAAAAATCGTTAAACGTAGAAAGCGATAGCAACAACTACAAAGTAAACATAAATAGAAATGGCAATAACAACGGTATAATTCAAAATACGCTAAACCTTGATAAAAAggataatgaagaaaatgcAAAAGATAGCTTACTTAACAGTCAGCTGTACAACAAACAGATGAATCAAAAGTCGGATGATAACACATCAAGTTACAGTAGAACAAAATCTTACTACGATTTATTACGTAACAACGCAAGATCATATAACGACTATGACATCAAAGATGATATTTTACCCGAAGACAGCGCTTCTATGATACATGTTTTTGATAAAGAAACTGCTCGTTCggaaaaggggaaaaaaattttagaagGCGGAAGCACACTAACAAGCAACATTAGAActgttaataatatgtttaCAACATGCGTCAAgaagataatgaaaaagaggAGTGAAATTAATAGCGTTGAATATGATCATTCAGTAAACAAGGATCCCGCAGATAGCGGCCATTCCAAAAAAGACTACGCCCAAAACGGTCATACCCCTAATAACCATGCAAATAATAAACATCCGGATTCACCTAATGAGGAAGGGACCCAAGATAAAATCCACTTCAaggaatatgaaaatatggaCAACTTCAATGAAGAACTATCAGTAAACTATTCTCAAATACAAAATCTCAAATATTTCAATACAGCAAATTCTGTATGCTCCTCGTACttgaaaaatgatgaaaactTAATATTAgctataaaagaaataaaacaatggatggaaaaaatagaagataAAGTTAGTACAATATCGTACGAAAAGAGTGAAGTTAACTTACgttgtataaataatagtaatgatgttaaatataacaaaattttaaagtatCTAATAAAAAGTGTGAGAAATCatataaaactaaaaaatagaagtatttacaaaatatgttatttaaatattaggAATTTGTatctaatgaaaaaaaatgataaagtaaaatttgagaataaattattaataagaaattatGGAGATcttaaaagtaaatataaaaacgtGTTAGTAAATTTATGCAAAAACATCttcttaataaaatattatgctaTAAGGGACAAGTTTcattatagtaaaaaatatgaaaatatgatGAGATATGTACAATTAGAAAAAAACGATTTATTAAGTATAATTGAAGAAAAGAAGTTCGATCAAGAAAATAGTctaaatattaatttgatGCTATCAGTAGAGCTGAAAAAGCTACAAGAAGAAAAGGAATCTATTCTTAGTAaaagttattattataaaaatgaaacgGAAAGTATATCTACCAAATATGAGTCTCTATATAAGGATTTTGATACcataaaagaagaattagaaaatataaagaaggAAAATGAATGTTTGAAGGACCAacatgaaaatatgaaaaaagacaaagaatctttaataaaagaattaggTGATACCaaagcaaaatattttaatctAACTGGTATATTAGAAGGAGAGGAAAAAATGTATGGTAAAAAAGTAGAGGAGTTAGAAAACAAACTTCAGCATGTTACTCAAGAAAAGAATATTctaattaatgaaataaaggaCGAAATTGATACCTttacaaaaatgataaatgagaaagatgaagaaaatataaaaataaaagaaaaattaaaagaattaaaaaatatagaagagAAGTATAAACACACACAAATAAATTTTGGGGCtcttaaaaaagaatttgaaaaaagtTTTGACCAAGTccaaatgatattaaaagaaatgattCAAAAAGAGAAGGAATAcaccaaaaaatataatgattctattaaatttttgGAAGAAGAACATAAAGATATagtagaaaaattattacatgaAAAAGATAATACAATTTACGAgtgtaattattataaagatttatgtaaaaatcaattcaataaaatgataacatTTGATGAAAGTTTAACAACAACAGAGAAATTGTTGGATCACGTCTTGTCCCAGTACCCGCAACTATTTAATGATCTCAAAATTAATTctagaaataatttattaaataaatcatTTGGGAAAATgcattatgaaaatatacagGCTGTGCGGGATAACATTAaactaattaaaaaatcGTTAAGCCATTTTAAAATGAGTTGTAAGAGCAGTTCATACAATTTTCATACGTCTTCagattataacaaaaaatataattataatagtaataataataatagtagtaataaaaacagtagtaataataacagtagtaataattattacaaaaaaactAGCTACTCTTCCAGCGTAAGAAATAAAGGAATTAGTAGTCTTTTAAGACACTATGAAAATGATACAAAAAAtcaagaggaaaaaaaaaattcctatTTTGATTATGAGCATCTGGATGAACAGATACTCAGCAGGAAAAGATCAATCAGTAACAACGCCAATAGAAATGTATCTATGGTTTCTATTAAttctcataaaaatatagatctaaagaaaaaaatggattcTTATAATTCTATGTTGTACAAGAATGTTGCACCGTCTACTAGTACAACCGGTTCTATgattagtaaaaataagcCCCCCTCAGTTTttgataagaataaaaacagTCATTATGGCACAAAAGAAGGAAGTCAGATGAATAGCAGCTCGAAATATTCGAAACATAGTAATAAGCTAAATAACTCAAATAATCAGGGATGCgttaaaatggaaaaggtTGTGCAAAGCATTCTGAATCAAATAGACAAGGGGAAGGAGTACTCTGACAATAACAGTGAAAGTGAAAGtgataatgaaattattaacCGACTGAGCAAAGATGATATGGCCAATTATAAGAGGGAATACCACAAACAATCTTGTAAAGGAAACGATGAATACAACGATAAGCACGACGGTAAGCACGACGATAAGTACAACGATGAATACAACGATAAGCACGACGGTAAACACGACGATAAGTACAACGATGAATACAACGATAAGCACGACGGTAAGCACGACGATAAGTACAACGATGAATACAATGATAAGCACGACGATAAGTACAACGATGAATACAACGATAAGCACGACGATAAGCACGACGATAAGTACAACGATGAATACAACGATAAGCGCGACGATAAGCACGACGATAAGTACAACGATACATACAACGGTAAGTACAACGATAAATTTAACGATAAATGCAACGATAAAATCAACAATGAATACAACGATAAAAGCAACAATGAATGCAACGATAAAAGCAGCGACAATTCTGATAAGATCAATTATAAGCATTATgataaaaagggaaaaaacaGTTTTAATTTGAGTGCAACATTGCATGGAAGCCTAATAAAAGACGTAAACGAGTTGAAGAACATGGACGTTGAAAATATGTATGAACATCTGGGTTATTCTGATAACGTGTGCGTGTCAGAGGATATCGATACAGGAGATGGAGCAGGGGGTAATGGTGGTGAAGTGGCAGACGAAGTTATCGACGCGAAGGTTGATGAGGTCGTTGACACACAGGTCGATGTAAATGCAGTTGACCATTGTGATGAGATGAAAAAGCATACACCAGATGATGAGAAAGAATTGAAAAATAGTCATTTGGACAAGGTTGAAAGTAGTAAGAGTTCAAATGGAACTGATAAAATTTACGAGTTTGACCAAAATAATttcaaagaaataatttcattcatcgaaaaaaatgttattaaaaattctGAGTCCATTCATAaggataagaaaaataatgaactCAAAAATGGATATTCTAAAAATGCTTCTAATAATAGCTCCCATTTCGACGCTATGGGTGATAAGAACAATTATATTAACTACTACGATGACAGGtacaataatagtaataatactgctaatattaatagtactaataatattaacagtaataataatgatgctgctaaaattaataataatggaaaaacTATCCCCGATAAAAAATTCCTCTGCAAAATAAGTAAGTTTTCCAAGAATGCGAGTTCATCCATTACCCCCTATAAATCAttgaattttaataataagcaaacagaaaaacataaaaatactgataaaacaattaaaacGGCCTTAGATAGTAgttacattaaaaatataagtaataaCACTATGACACTAAATTACAAAAGTAACATAACACCAAACGTGAAAAATGCTAATCAGAAGAACGCGAGCTATACAATATCAACAGCTAGACCATTAATAAACAGTTCAAGAAAAAACTCCCCCTTGATTTACCAAGaggaaaatcaaaaaaattctactaataataatgagggaaatatgaaaaaatataatagtacTCATTATAAGTGCAAAAAATTGGAAGAATCAgctaatattaaaaaagatgatCCACAGAATGTGAACTATTACAAATCTTCTACAATCAAAAAAAGTTTGACATATGATGACAAGTTCAGGAATAAAAATACTGCCTCAAGTAAAACTCTTATTGTAAGAAAGtga
- a CDS encoding clathrin light chain, with translation MSELNEFNQFSFSNYDDINSNNVENKTSQNNGEYEINEELGSPNSLSDNLDRSNNLTYNDLNISLNSVYNDININKREIEESSNNLKHKSSSNNMNDSLNKYSASLRKESRIMSFENSYEQFFEKESDISDTEESTTWETERLKRIEERKEYEKKKKMEIKKKAAEDLKKWYEEMAIIIEEKKKQSKKKKSEEKRKEENLENKTWLKVSQYLDLEKGEYFKENSRMKQVLLKLIKKEGS, from the coding sequence ATGAGTGAGTTAAATGAGTTCAACCAATTTAGCTTCAGTAACTACGACGATATCAACAGCAATAATgtagaaaataaaacttcTCAGAATAATGGAGAGTATGAAATTAATGAAGAGTTAGGGTCTCCCAACAGCCTAAGTGACAACCTGGATAGAAGTAATAATTTGACGTACAATGATTTGAATATATCTTTGAATAGTGtctataatgatataaatataaataaaagagaaattGAAGAGAGTAGTAATAATCTTAAACATAAAagcagtagtaataatatgaatgaCAGCTTAAATAAATACTCAGCCTCCTTAAGAAAAGAAAGTAGAATAATGTCTTTTGAAAATTCATATGAACAATTTTTCGAAAAAGAATCAGATATTTCAGATACAGAAGAGTCAACCACTTGGGAAACAGAAAGACTAAAAAGAAttgaagaaagaaaagaatatgaaaaaaaaaaaaaaatggaaataaaaaaaaaagccgcTGAAGACTTAAAAAAGTGGTACGAAGAAATGGCTATTAtaattgaagaaaaaaaaaaacaatccaaaaaaaaaaaatcagaagaaaaaagaaaagaagaaaatttagaaaataagaCATGGTTAAAAGTATCTCAATATTTAGATTTAGAAAAAGGGGagtattttaaagaaaacaGCAGAATGAAACAAGTTCTCTTGaaactaataaaaaaggagggATCTTAA